A region from the Dendropsophus ebraccatus isolate aDenEbr1 chromosome 1, aDenEbr1.pat, whole genome shotgun sequence genome encodes:
- the LOC138771971 gene encoding sushi domain-containing protein 3-like, whose protein sequence is MSPITLYTFYLILPGISAAGEAQGGNKTLDAVIPTTPNFSGAARCPVLTAPSGGSFHVFEAAERSLGSVALFSCQEGFQLQGQYKLRCQKRGDGLRWSHQEPQCQAVSLSAHKGFRLAVIISLVSCFIIITMFVAFTVCCVRERLLSQQGEAPCARSDPRPGFSIDVPENFSSGGGFQPNSLRESNLYRSVTFKGPNGFENCGFQT, encoded by the exons ATGAGTCCTATCACCTTATACACGTTTTATCTCATATTACCCGGAATCAGCGCGGCCGGAGAAGCCCAAGGTGGAAACAAGACGCTGGACGCCGTAATCCCCACCACTCCTAACTTCTCAG GTGCGGCGCGCTGTCCTGTACTCACGGCGCCATCTGGTGGATCTTTTCACGTCTTTGAGGCTGCAGAACGTTCCTTGGGCTCCGTAGCTTTATTTAGTTGCCAAGAAGGATTTCAGTTACAGGGACAGTATAAGCTGAGATGTCAGAAGAGAGGAGACGGCCTCCGATGGAGTCACCAAGAACCTCAATGTCAAG CCGTCTCGCTGAGCGCTCATAAAGGTTTCCGTCTGGCCGTCATCATCTCCTTGGTCAGCtgtttcatcatcatcacaaTGTTCGTTGCATTCACCGTCTGCTGTGTCCGGGAGCGACTCCTTAGCCAACAGGGGGAGGCACCTTGTGCCAG GAGCGATCCTCGGCCAGGGTTCTCCATAGACGTACCTGAGAATTTCAGCAGCGGCGGCGGCTTCCAGCCTAACAGCCTAAGAGAGTCCAACCTCTACCGCTCCGTCACCTTCAAAGGCCCCAATGGATTTGAAAATTGTGGATTTCAAACATGA